The Phosphitispora fastidiosa DNA segment AATATGTAGCTCATCACTCTCGCCGTAATATGCAGAGGCGGCCTGATGACAGGCCGCCTCTGCTAGCTGACAAAGTCAACAAAATTGAGCATTAAAGTGTTATAAGACAGGGGTAGATGTGTTCCAGAGGGCGGAGTCTGTCGTCCGTCCGGCCCGCGACCGCAAAGCGGGAGTGGATGCCGGCGGAGATGTAGCCCGCCCGAGGAATTCATCTACCCCTGTCCTTGGTTACATTTTAATACTTAAAAAATATAGAGTTTGTCAATCAGCAGAGGCAGCCTGATGACAGGCCGCCTCTGCTTGAATACTGTCTTTATTTAGTGATGTGTACCTTCAACCACCTTAACCCCCTTGGCCTCAATGGCCTTCTTGATCTGGGTTTTAAAAGGACACCTGGGATAGTCATCATCATCCATACACATGCAGGAACTTAGGTGAACAACATCAAGTCCGTGGTCCAGCAGCTTTTCAACCAGCCGTGACACCCTCCTGCCGGAACATCCGCCACAGGTAAAGAAGCCAATTATTTCGGTGTCAGGGCCGTATTCGCTGAAATTTAGTTTGCGGTGTGTGAAGGCTTTGAGACAGCCAACTCCGGGACATACTTCAGCAACAGTATGACACCTGACTACAGCTAATTTAGTAGTTCGGCTGCCCCCCTCCTTTTCCTTACCCACGAGAGAAAAATACTTCTCTTTGGTTTTCAGGACAATTTCGGGGGTTACGCTGTCAATTCCCTCTTCCTTAGCTGCTTTTTCTACTGCCTTTTTGGCCATGTGTCTGACAAACCGCGGCACTTGTTCAAGCTCCGTCAATGCCTCTTTGGTCCATTCCATTATTCATCCCCCCAGCTTCATTAAATCATTAGCTGCCACAAATCATGCTTTGTCAGCTATGATAACCAAATCCTGTGAATTTCCGGGGTCATATGGTTTAAAAAACATATCCCCATATACCCCAACAGCTTTCATTCCTGCATTTCCAAGACCTGTAACAATATCTTTCAAGGTCCAGGGCTTAAGTTTTTCCGATTCCACCCGATAGGCCCATTTCCCTGCTTCATCCCGGGATAAAATAAGAATGTTAAAGGTAACAATTTCTGGTTCAAGGTCGTTCATGCGAAGGTAAAGGTACTCTTTACCTTCCTGCTGATACGAATTAAGTGGCATAAACCTTTCATTTACTGCATATATCCGGGGATAGTTTCTTATCTGCAGAAAATACTGTCCGTCATCCTCCAAAAGGTTGTTAACTGCCCGGAATGCCGTTTCCATAATCATATCCTGAATTCAGGGCATTTGCCCTGGCCCTGTCTATCATCTCTGAGCTGGCATCAGAAGCTGCCACCTGTAGGCCCCAGGAACCAAACATTAATGCATGGCGTCCTGTTGCACATGCTGTATCCAGGACCTTTCCCGACACCCTTTCCGCAAAAAGTCTTTTAAAAAAAGGGGCTTCCCGTGTCAGCCTTTTTTCCCAATCAATCATCCGGTCATAATCCGAAGCGAAACCGGAAAACAGGTTTTCGCTGTTATTGGCATTTATCATAATTATCCCCTCCCCTGCCTTATTTACTATATGTTTCCGCAGGGCCTCCAACAATATTATACCTTACTTAAATAATAATACAAAAACCGGGTGTCCGCTGCGAAGCAGCTTCCACCCGGATGTGA contains these protein-coding regions:
- a CDS encoding CGGC domain-containing protein, coding for MEWTKEALTELEQVPRFVRHMAKKAVEKAAKEEGIDSVTPEIVLKTKEKYFSLVGKEKEGGSRTTKLAVVRCHTVAEVCPGVGCLKAFTHRKLNFSEYGPDTEIIGFFTCGGCSGRRVSRLVEKLLDHGLDVVHLSSCMCMDDDDYPRCPFKTQIKKAIEAKGVKVVEGTHH
- a CDS encoding class I SAM-dependent methyltransferase produces the protein MINANNSENLFSGFASDYDRMIDWEKRLTREAPFFKRLFAERVSGKVLDTACATGRHALMFGSWGLQVAASDASSEMIDRARANALNSGYDYGNGIPGS